A single genomic interval of Streptomyces showdoensis harbors:
- a CDS encoding class I adenylate-forming enzyme family protein: MVESPHTGPYTGSHNGPYTGPHTGPYTGSGTDHGDGADRNAASHAGPRAEAHTDPHAGPRTEAHAGPHPDPHAVPRTAAHADPHAARLTAPGAPFAVEDGVYVGGPRTLREFVEATWAYGERPFLVAEDRVLSYREFFDAACGLARRLVDVHGLRPGDRAVVAMRNHPEWQVAFWAAQLAGLVAVPLNAWWTEHEFAYALDDCTPRVLLVDGERLPRVAAWARARSVPGIVFHGEPDTVPPEGFEAYVPDLDPFLGPPSVDVLPEQDATVIYTSGTTGRPKGAVATHLAQAGAAMNPRYHAAASALGRGALPGAGPAPVSLTTYPFFHVAAFTSFYSVMAAGGTLVLMRKWDADRALELIRAHGVTHYAGVPTTALQLLDAAERAEDPLETLTLFSTGGAPAPPGLAARLAARFGERVEPRNGYGLTETCGGVLANFGAEYRAHPASAGRPTPATEVRVDRPDAEGIGELWLRGQSLIRGYWGDEEATRAAFTPEGWFRTGDLAHVRDGRVTVVDRIKDMVIRGGENVYCVEVEGVLQDHPDVVEAAVVGVPHPVLGEEVAAVVRLRADATAGPERLRAHVGARLAAFKVPAHVLVREAELPRNGTGKVLKGRIRDELRDAPRGDGQH, from the coding sequence GTGGTCGAGTCGCCGCACACCGGCCCGTACACCGGCTCGCACAACGGCCCGTACACCGGCCCGCACACCGGCCCGTACACCGGCTCGGGTACGGACCACGGGGACGGCGCGGACCGGAATGCCGCGTCGCACGCCGGTCCCCGCGCCGAAGCCCACACCGACCCTCATGCCGGTCCCCGCACCGAAGCCCACGCCGGTCCTCACCCCGACCCCCACGCCGTTCCCCGCACCGCCGCTCACGCCGACCCCCACGCCGCCCGCCTCACCGCGCCCGGCGCCCCCTTCGCCGTCGAGGACGGGGTGTACGTCGGCGGGCCCCGGACCCTGCGGGAGTTCGTGGAGGCCACCTGGGCCTACGGCGAGCGCCCCTTCCTCGTCGCGGAGGACCGGGTGCTGAGCTACCGGGAGTTCTTCGACGCCGCCTGCGGGCTCGCCCGCCGCCTCGTGGACGTCCACGGGCTGCGCCCCGGCGACCGCGCCGTCGTCGCGATGCGCAACCACCCCGAGTGGCAGGTCGCCTTCTGGGCCGCGCAGCTCGCCGGGCTCGTCGCCGTCCCGCTCAACGCCTGGTGGACGGAGCACGAGTTCGCGTACGCGCTCGACGACTGCACGCCCCGCGTCCTGCTCGTGGACGGCGAGCGGCTCCCGCGCGTCGCCGCCTGGGCCCGGGCCCGCTCCGTACCCGGCATCGTCTTCCACGGGGAGCCGGACACCGTGCCGCCCGAGGGCTTCGAGGCGTACGTCCCCGATCTCGACCCGTTCCTCGGGCCGCCGTCCGTGGACGTGCTGCCCGAGCAGGACGCCACCGTCATCTACACCTCCGGCACCACCGGCCGCCCCAAGGGCGCCGTCGCCACCCACCTCGCGCAGGCCGGGGCGGCGATGAACCCGCGCTACCACGCGGCCGCCTCGGCGCTCGGGCGCGGCGCGCTGCCCGGGGCCGGGCCGGCGCCGGTCTCCCTCACCACGTACCCCTTCTTCCACGTCGCCGCGTTCACCTCCTTCTACTCGGTGATGGCCGCCGGCGGCACGCTCGTCCTGATGCGCAAGTGGGACGCGGACCGGGCCCTGGAACTGATCCGGGCCCACGGCGTCACCCACTACGCGGGCGTCCCGACCACCGCCCTCCAGCTCCTCGACGCCGCCGAGCGCGCGGAGGACCCGTTGGAGACGCTCACCCTCTTCAGCACCGGGGGAGCGCCCGCCCCGCCCGGGCTCGCCGCGCGGCTCGCCGCCCGGTTCGGGGAGCGCGTCGAGCCCCGCAACGGCTACGGCCTCACCGAGACCTGCGGCGGGGTGCTCGCCAACTTCGGCGCCGAGTACCGGGCCCACCCCGCGAGCGCCGGGCGGCCCACCCCCGCCACCGAGGTGCGGGTCGACCGGCCGGACGCCGAGGGCATCGGCGAGCTGTGGCTGCGCGGCCAGTCGCTGATCCGCGGCTACTGGGGCGACGAGGAGGCCACCCGGGCCGCCTTCACGCCCGAGGGCTGGTTCCGCACCGGCGACCTGGCGCACGTCCGGGACGGGCGGGTCACCGTCGTGGACCGGATCAAGGACATGGTGATCCGGGGCGGCGAGAACGTGTACTGCGTCGAGGTCGAGGGCGTGCTCCAGGACCACCCTGACGTCGTCGAGGCGGCCGTCGTCGGCGTCCCGCACCCCGTCCTCGGCGAGGAGGTCGCCGCCGTGGTCCGCCTGCGCGCCGACGCGACGGCGGGCCCGGAACGGCTGCGGGCGCACGTCGGGGCGCGCCTCGCGGCGTTCAAGGTGCCGGCGCACGTGCTCGTGCGGGAGGCGGAGCTGCCGCGCAACGGGACGGGGAAGGTCCTGAAGGGGCGGATCAGGGACGAGCTGCGGGACGCGCCGCGGGGCGACGGGCAGCACTGA
- a CDS encoding M6 family metalloprotease domain-containing protein → MQESRRLIRRPVALASAGALALAALASASTTLPGPAPASAGPVAAGPGEAPLGPCRIATTMGVQMSEGLPTSPGYARSTGRIRALNLMVDFPDAPGEGTAMSRYREFFPQTADWFRTSSYGRLLYQPEAPIPDWLRMPRPFASYGVERGSPYEPGYRKLVEDIIKAADPKVDFSSYDLVNVLVTPNAGPSALDTVLSVTFSGNGDAPYADGVPLSNTSFVYSRQDDGSGTYAETGYRVLPHENGHVFGLPDLYTVDGGGTVGHWDIMSEDWGANNDLLGWHKWKLGWLDNDQVGCASRTGDVEYALTPLATTGGRKLIFVPLSDKAGYAAEVRTREGNDEAVCQPGVLIYRVDTDVDTGRGPVTVTDSEHGSGGCTRRPNVHAELSDAPYRPGETFTDRANGIRISVVEEDGTTGGYRVRVSRS, encoded by the coding sequence ATGCAGGAGTCCCGCCGGCTGATACGCAGACCCGTCGCCCTGGCCTCGGCCGGCGCGCTCGCGCTCGCCGCCCTGGCATCGGCCAGCACGACCCTGCCCGGCCCGGCCCCCGCCTCCGCGGGACCGGTCGCCGCGGGCCCCGGGGAAGCGCCGCTCGGCCCGTGCCGGATCGCCACGACGATGGGTGTGCAGATGTCGGAGGGCCTGCCCACCTCCCCCGGGTACGCGCGGTCCACGGGACGGATCAGGGCGCTCAACCTGATGGTCGACTTCCCGGACGCCCCCGGCGAGGGCACGGCCATGAGCCGCTACCGCGAGTTCTTCCCGCAGACCGCCGACTGGTTCCGCACCAGCTCGTACGGCCGCCTCCTCTACCAGCCCGAGGCCCCGATACCCGACTGGCTGCGGATGCCCCGCCCCTTCGCCTCGTACGGGGTCGAGCGCGGCTCACCGTACGAACCGGGCTACCGCAAACTGGTCGAGGACATCATCAAGGCCGCCGACCCGAAGGTGGACTTCAGCTCGTACGACCTGGTCAACGTGCTCGTCACGCCCAACGCCGGCCCCTCGGCCCTCGACACCGTCCTGTCCGTCACCTTCTCGGGCAACGGCGACGCCCCCTACGCGGACGGCGTCCCGCTCTCCAACACGTCCTTCGTCTACAGCCGCCAGGACGACGGCTCGGGGACGTACGCCGAGACCGGCTACCGGGTCCTGCCGCACGAGAACGGCCACGTCTTCGGCCTGCCGGACCTCTACACCGTCGACGGCGGCGGCACCGTCGGGCACTGGGACATCATGTCCGAGGACTGGGGCGCCAACAACGACCTGCTCGGCTGGCACAAGTGGAAGCTGGGCTGGCTCGACAACGACCAGGTCGGCTGCGCCTCACGGACCGGCGACGTCGAGTACGCGCTCACCCCGCTGGCCACCACGGGCGGCCGCAAGCTGATCTTCGTCCCGCTCTCCGACAAGGCCGGGTACGCGGCCGAGGTCCGCACCCGCGAGGGCAACGACGAGGCCGTCTGCCAGCCCGGCGTCCTCATCTACCGCGTCGACACCGACGTGGACACCGGCCGCGGACCGGTCACCGTCACCGACAGCGAGCACGGCAGCGGCGGCTGCACCCGCCGCCCCAACGTCCACGCGGAGCTCTCGGACGCCCCGTACCGCCCGGGCGAGACCTTCACCGACCGGGCGAACGGCATCCGGATCAGCGTGGTGGAGGAGGACGGGACGACGGGCGGGTACCGGGTGCGGGTGTCACGGAGCTGA
- a CDS encoding TetR/AcrR family transcriptional regulator — translation MSTSSSTADAAPARRVPRPRADALRNRERIVTAAREMFVEFGSQVPLDEVARRAGVGNATLYRNFPERGDLVREVVNSLMARVTERALEAAEGEVDTFAALRRFTHAAADERIGALCPMLDGDFDKDHPDLRAERERLEEAVQGLVDRAQAAGRLRADVGVGDLMVAVSQLTRPLPGTACLNMDRFVHRHLQVFLDGLEAPARSELPGAAATLEDLRSESRCSS, via the coding sequence GTGAGCACGAGCAGCAGCACCGCCGACGCGGCACCCGCCCGCCGCGTGCCCCGCCCCCGCGCGGACGCGCTGCGCAACCGCGAGCGGATCGTGACGGCGGCGCGGGAGATGTTCGTCGAGTTCGGCTCCCAGGTGCCGCTCGACGAGGTCGCGCGCCGCGCGGGCGTCGGCAACGCCACGCTCTACCGCAACTTCCCCGAGCGGGGCGACCTCGTCCGCGAGGTGGTCAACTCCCTGATGGCCCGCGTGACCGAGCGGGCCCTGGAGGCCGCCGAAGGGGAGGTGGACACCTTCGCCGCCCTCCGCCGGTTCACCCACGCCGCCGCCGACGAGCGGATCGGCGCCCTGTGCCCGATGCTCGACGGCGACTTCGACAAGGACCACCCCGATCTGCGGGCCGAGCGCGAGCGTCTGGAGGAGGCCGTGCAGGGCCTCGTCGACCGCGCGCAGGCGGCCGGCCGGCTCCGGGCCGACGTGGGGGTCGGTGACCTGATGGTCGCCGTCTCCCAGCTGACCCGGCCGCTGCCCGGGACGGCCTGCCTGAACATGGACCGCTTCGTCCACCGCCATCTGCAGGTGTTCCTGGACGGTCTGGAGGCGCCCGCGCGCTCCGAACTGCCCGGGGCCGCCGCCACCCTCGAGGACCTGAGGAGCGAATCCCGCTGCTCCTCGTGA
- a CDS encoding MFS transporter, which translates to MSETVRSAHSSPPAQADPSRWKALVFIALAQLMVVLDATIVNIALPSAQQDLGISDGNRQWVITAYALAFGGLLLFGGRVADLWGRKRTFVVGLIGFAAASALGGAATGEAMMLGARALQGAFGALLAPAALSLLAVMFTDAKERAKAFGIYGAIAGGGGAVGLILGGFLTEYLNWRWTFFVNIPFAVVAALGAYFVIREPAGGRNRAPLDVPGVVLSTLGLVSLVYGFTRAESDGWSDPTTIGLFVGAVLLLAAFALVESRVKSPLLPLRVVTDRNRGGVYLSLGLAVIAMFGLFLFLTYYLQVVKGYSPVKTGFAFLPMIAGMITGSTQIGTRLMTRVPPRFLMGPGFLTAALGMLLLTQLEIGSSYAGLILPAQLLLGLGMGTAFMPAMSLATHGVDPRDAGVASAMVNTSQQVGGAIGTALLNTIAASATTAYLVDHAAGATTPAAQKLLQLQGMVEGYSAAIWWAVGILAVSAVIALTLINTGKPDTGAVAASGSGAGAEDEVKIPVIAH; encoded by the coding sequence ATGTCCGAAACCGTCCGCTCCGCCCACTCCTCACCCCCGGCCCAGGCCGACCCGAGCCGCTGGAAAGCCCTGGTCTTCATCGCCCTGGCCCAGCTGATGGTCGTGCTCGACGCGACGATCGTGAACATCGCGCTGCCCTCCGCCCAGCAGGACCTCGGGATCTCCGACGGCAACCGGCAGTGGGTCATCACGGCCTACGCCCTCGCCTTCGGCGGACTGCTCCTGTTCGGCGGCCGGGTCGCCGACCTGTGGGGCCGCAAGCGCACCTTCGTGGTCGGCCTGATCGGCTTCGCCGCGGCCTCCGCCCTCGGCGGCGCCGCCACCGGCGAGGCGATGATGCTCGGCGCCCGCGCGCTGCAGGGTGCCTTCGGCGCGCTGCTCGCCCCGGCCGCCCTGTCCCTGCTCGCGGTGATGTTCACCGACGCCAAGGAGCGCGCCAAGGCCTTCGGCATCTACGGTGCGATCGCCGGCGGCGGCGGCGCCGTGGGCCTGATCCTCGGCGGCTTCCTCACCGAGTACCTGAACTGGCGCTGGACCTTCTTCGTCAACATCCCGTTCGCGGTCGTCGCCGCCCTGGGCGCCTACTTCGTGATCCGTGAGCCGGCCGGCGGCCGCAACCGCGCGCCGCTCGACGTCCCGGGCGTGGTCCTGTCCACCCTCGGCCTGGTCTCCCTGGTGTACGGCTTCACGCGCGCCGAGTCCGACGGCTGGAGCGACCCCACCACCATCGGCCTGTTCGTCGGCGCGGTCCTGCTGCTCGCCGCCTTCGCCCTCGTCGAGTCGCGGGTGAAGTCGCCGCTGCTGCCGCTGCGCGTGGTGACGGACCGCAACCGCGGCGGCGTCTACCTCTCGCTCGGCCTCGCCGTCATCGCGATGTTCGGCCTGTTCCTGTTCCTGACCTACTACCTGCAGGTCGTGAAGGGGTACTCGCCGGTCAAGACGGGCTTCGCGTTCCTGCCGATGATCGCGGGCATGATCACCGGCTCCACCCAGATCGGCACCCGGCTGATGACCCGGGTCCCGCCGCGCTTCCTCATGGGCCCCGGCTTCCTGACCGCCGCGCTCGGCATGCTGCTCCTGACGCAGCTGGAGATCGGCTCCTCGTACGCCGGGCTGATCCTGCCGGCGCAGCTGCTGCTGGGCCTCGGCATGGGTACGGCCTTCATGCCGGCGATGTCCCTGGCCACGCACGGGGTGGACCCGCGGGACGCCGGTGTGGCCTCCGCGATGGTCAACACCTCGCAGCAGGTCGGCGGCGCCATCGGCACGGCCCTGCTGAACACGATCGCCGCCTCGGCGACGACCGCGTACCTGGTCGACCACGCGGCCGGCGCGACCACCCCGGCCGCGCAGAAGCTGCTCCAGCTCCAGGGCATGGTCGAGGGCTACTCGGCGGCGATCTGGTGGGCGGTCGGCATCCTGGCCGTCTCGGCCGTGATCGCGCTGACCCTGATCAACACCGGCAAGCCGGACACGGGTGCGGTGGCCGCCTCCGGCTCGGGCGCGGGCGCGGAGGACGAGGTGAAGATCCCCGTCATCGCCCACTGA
- a CDS encoding MarR family winged helix-turn-helix transcriptional regulator — translation MTVTEPRWLSDEEQRVWRAYLHATTLLEDHLDRQLQRDAGMPHTYYGLLVQLSQAPRRRMRMTELAKDAKITRSRLSHAVARLEKNGWVTREECPSDKRGQFAALTDEGYEVLRRTAPGHVTAVRQALFDRLTPEQVEQLGTIMRTMAEGLQPSDPNADLPWLR, via the coding sequence ATGACCGTGACCGAACCCCGCTGGCTCAGCGACGAGGAACAGCGCGTCTGGCGCGCCTACCTCCATGCCACCACCCTGCTGGAGGACCACCTCGACCGCCAGCTCCAGCGCGACGCCGGGATGCCGCACACGTACTACGGGCTGCTCGTCCAGCTCTCCCAGGCACCCCGGCGCCGGATGCGCATGACGGAGCTGGCCAAGGACGCGAAGATCACCCGCTCCCGGCTCTCGCACGCCGTCGCGCGCCTGGAGAAGAACGGCTGGGTGACGCGCGAGGAGTGCCCCTCCGACAAGCGCGGCCAGTTCGCCGCCCTCACGGACGAGGGGTACGAGGTGCTCCGCCGGACCGCGCCCGGGCACGTCACCGCGGTGCGGCAGGCGCTCTTCGACCGGCTCACCCCGGAGCAGGTCGAGCAGCTCGGGACGATCATGCGCACCATGGCGGAGGGCCTCCAGCCCTCGGACCCGAACGCGGACCTGCCCTGGCTCCGCTGA
- a CDS encoding dioxygenase family protein encodes MDATLERMPALYLSHGAPPLADDPVWPGELAAWSATLPRPKAILMVSAHWEEAPLALGATETVPLVYDFWGFPEHYYRVRYAAPGAPALAESVRKLLRAPGTPVQDMPDRGLDHGAYVPLVEMYPGADIPVLQISMPTLDPRRLMEIGRRLAPLRDEGVLIVGSGFFTHNLAALRHTGPGVPGWSAEFDAWGHEALAAHDVDALLDFEAKSPAGRLAHPRTEHFAPLFVAMGAADAAGDLDRERSAIDGFWMGLAKRSVQFG; translated from the coding sequence ATGGACGCCACGCTGGAACGGATGCCCGCCCTCTACCTCTCGCACGGCGCCCCACCGCTCGCCGACGACCCCGTCTGGCCCGGCGAGCTCGCCGCCTGGTCCGCGACCCTGCCCCGCCCCAAGGCGATCCTCATGGTCTCCGCCCACTGGGAGGAGGCCCCGCTCGCCCTCGGCGCCACCGAGACCGTGCCCCTCGTCTACGACTTCTGGGGCTTCCCCGAGCACTACTACCGGGTCCGGTACGCGGCCCCCGGCGCGCCCGCGCTCGCCGAGTCCGTCCGCAAGCTGCTGCGCGCGCCCGGCACCCCCGTGCAGGACATGCCCGACCGGGGGCTCGACCACGGCGCCTACGTGCCGCTCGTCGAGATGTACCCCGGCGCCGACATCCCCGTGCTCCAGATCTCCATGCCCACCCTCGACCCCCGCCGGCTCATGGAGATCGGGCGCAGGCTCGCCCCGCTGCGCGACGAGGGCGTCCTGATCGTCGGCAGCGGCTTCTTCACCCACAACCTGGCCGCCCTGCGGCACACCGGGCCCGGCGTGCCCGGCTGGTCCGCCGAGTTCGACGCCTGGGGGCACGAGGCCCTCGCCGCGCACGACGTGGACGCCCTGCTCGACTTCGAGGCGAAGTCCCCCGCCGGCCGGCTCGCCCACCCGCGCACCGAGCACTTCGCCCCGCTCTTCGTCGCGATGGGTGCGGCGGACGCGGCCGGCGACCTGGACCGGGAGCGGAGCGCGATCGACGGGTTCTGGATGGGGCTCGCGAAGCGCTCGGTCCAGTTCGGCTGA
- a CDS encoding sigma-70 family RNA polymerase sigma factor, whose translation MATRAVARRQSSAKSGSSRASSVRAVGGEIADRDLVGMYLDEIARTPLLDAAKEVELSQTIEAGVYARQILDGEVESEAGGATREELEALFAEGERAKDLFIKSNLRLVVAVARRYPRSGLPLLDLIQEGNAGLVRAVEKFDYAKGFKFSTYATWWIRQAITRSIADQSRTIRLPVHLVEELGRIRRVQREFNREHGREPEPAEIAAELDSTPERVTDVLDWARDPVSLNMSVDDEGETQFGDLLEDTSAISPEQSVLTLLRSEELDDLIDKLDNRTASIIRMRYGIEDGRERTLTEVGKEHGLTRERIRQIEKHALLELKKMARDTGFDAVA comes from the coding sequence ATGGCAACCCGTGCCGTCGCCCGTCGTCAGTCCTCCGCCAAGAGCGGAAGCAGCCGGGCAAGCAGCGTTCGCGCCGTGGGCGGGGAGATCGCCGACCGCGACCTGGTCGGCATGTACCTCGACGAGATCGCGCGCACGCCCCTGCTCGACGCCGCCAAGGAGGTCGAGCTCTCCCAGACGATCGAGGCGGGCGTCTACGCCCGGCAGATCCTCGACGGCGAGGTGGAGAGCGAGGCCGGCGGCGCGACCCGCGAGGAGCTGGAGGCGCTGTTCGCCGAGGGCGAGCGTGCCAAGGACCTCTTCATCAAGTCGAACCTGCGACTCGTCGTCGCCGTGGCGAGGCGCTACCCGCGCAGCGGGCTGCCGCTGCTCGACCTGATCCAGGAGGGGAACGCGGGCCTGGTGCGCGCGGTCGAGAAGTTCGACTACGCGAAGGGCTTCAAGTTCTCGACGTACGCCACGTGGTGGATCCGCCAGGCCATCACGCGGTCCATAGCCGACCAGTCCCGCACCATCCGGCTCCCCGTCCACCTGGTCGAGGAGCTCGGCCGGATCCGCCGGGTCCAGCGCGAGTTCAACCGCGAGCACGGGCGCGAGCCCGAGCCCGCGGAGATCGCGGCCGAGCTGGACTCGACCCCCGAGCGGGTCACCGACGTCCTCGACTGGGCGCGCGACCCGGTCTCGCTCAACATGTCGGTGGACGACGAGGGCGAGACCCAGTTCGGCGACCTCCTGGAGGACACGTCGGCGATCTCTCCGGAGCAGTCGGTGCTCACCCTGCTGCGCAGCGAGGAGCTCGACGACCTCATCGACAAGCTCGACAACCGCACCGCCTCGATCATCCGCATGCGCTACGGCATCGAGGACGGTCGCGAGCGGACCCTGACGGAGGTCGGCAAGGAGCACGGTCTGACCCGCGAGCGCATCCGCCAGATCGAGAAGCACGCGCTGCTGGAACTGAAGAAGATGGCCCGCGACACGGGCTTCGACGCGGTGGCCTAG
- a CDS encoding helix-turn-helix transcriptional regulator translates to MTDTPARLLNLLSLLQTPREWPGSELAERLAVSARTIRRDIDRLRDLGYPVEASKGAVGGYRLVAGTAMPPLLLDDEEAVAIAVGLRAGAGHAIEGVEEASVRALAKLEQVLPSRLRHRVSTLQNATIPLTRGDGATVAPSTLTALAGAVTGQERLRFGYRAGDGTESKRLVEPYRLVSTGRRWYLVAYDLGREDWRTFRVDRVSDPFPTGARFAPRELPAGDAAAYMARSMARSQPELDLDVSFEAPAAFVTARLPSHLAPVATGDTSCRLRTRTTDSTEWLAVRLALVDAPFTIHGPVSLRTYVADLSARLAAATHRP, encoded by the coding sequence AGCGAGCTCGCCGAGCGGCTCGCGGTCTCCGCGCGCACGATCCGGCGGGACATCGACCGGCTGCGGGACCTCGGCTACCCGGTCGAGGCGAGCAAGGGCGCGGTGGGCGGCTACCGCCTGGTCGCCGGTACGGCGATGCCGCCGCTGCTCCTGGACGACGAGGAGGCGGTGGCCATCGCGGTCGGACTGCGCGCGGGGGCCGGGCACGCCATCGAGGGCGTCGAGGAGGCCTCCGTACGGGCCCTGGCCAAGCTGGAGCAGGTGCTGCCGTCCCGGCTGCGGCACCGGGTCTCCACCCTCCAGAACGCGACGATCCCGCTGACCCGCGGGGACGGGGCGACGGTCGCGCCCTCCACGCTGACGGCGCTCGCGGGCGCGGTCACGGGGCAGGAGCGGCTGCGCTTCGGCTACCGCGCGGGGGACGGCACCGAGTCGAAACGGCTCGTGGAGCCGTACCGGCTGGTGTCGACCGGGCGGCGCTGGTACCTGGTCGCCTACGACCTGGGGCGCGAGGACTGGCGCACCTTCCGGGTCGACCGGGTGAGCGACCCGTTCCCGACGGGGGCCCGCTTCGCCCCGCGGGAGCTCCCGGCGGGGGACGCCGCCGCGTACATGGCCCGGTCGATGGCCCGGTCCCAGCCCGAGCTCGACCTGGACGTCTCCTTCGAGGCCCCGGCCGCGTTCGTGACGGCTCGGCTGCCGTCCCACCTGGCCCCGGTGGCGACCGGCGACACGAGCTGCCGGCTGCGCACCCGCACGACCGACTCGACGGAGTGGCTGGCCGTCCGTCTGGCCCTGGTCGACGCGCCCTTCACCATCCACGGCCCGGTGTCGCTCCGCACCTACGTGGCGGACCTGTCGGCCCGTCTGGCGGCGGCGACGCACCGGCCCTGA